The following are from one region of the Candidatus Tumulicola sp. genome:
- a CDS encoding succinate dehydrogenase/fumarate reductase iron-sulfur subunit has product MEWTIVVGRYNPEGVYKGGELGPPFPAPWSDAPRKTYQTFKVDLPEHAMILDALIQVREYQDESLAVRCACRSAICGSCAMWVNGHARLVCTSRLGEHLVDGKVTVESPPSMPIVRDLVCDMKPFWEKMRKVAPWLENKQPIPQGEEYRVANAAMENLIQEVSCIACGACLMDCESFAVNKNFLGPAALAKAYRYAEDPRDATRPDRLRRYSEPDGVWDCTHCFECVTQCPKHVAPLDQILKLRQAAVSAGFTNNAGTRHADAFADSIKHSGRLNELTLMPKSLGFFNIKAQLQSLPSAFNLLRAGKLPPIIHKSIPGVTRVKAIFKKVGGRFK; this is encoded by the coding sequence ATGGAATGGACCATCGTCGTCGGACGCTATAACCCAGAGGGCGTATACAAAGGCGGAGAGCTGGGCCCGCCCTTCCCCGCGCCCTGGAGCGACGCGCCGCGCAAGACGTACCAGACCTTCAAAGTCGACCTCCCCGAGCACGCGATGATCCTCGATGCGCTGATCCAGGTCCGCGAATACCAGGACGAATCGCTGGCTGTGCGCTGCGCCTGCCGCAGCGCGATTTGCGGCTCGTGCGCGATGTGGGTCAACGGGCACGCGCGCCTCGTGTGCACAAGCAGGCTCGGCGAGCATCTGGTGGACGGCAAGGTGACGGTCGAGTCACCGCCCTCGATGCCGATCGTGCGCGACCTCGTCTGCGACATGAAGCCGTTCTGGGAGAAGATGCGCAAAGTGGCGCCGTGGTTGGAGAACAAGCAGCCGATCCCCCAAGGCGAGGAGTATCGGGTTGCCAACGCGGCGATGGAAAACCTCATCCAGGAGGTCAGCTGCATCGCCTGCGGCGCCTGCCTCATGGATTGCGAGTCGTTCGCCGTCAACAAGAATTTTTTGGGGCCCGCGGCGCTCGCGAAGGCCTACCGCTACGCCGAGGATCCGCGCGACGCCACGCGCCCCGATCGGCTGCGGCGCTACAGCGAGCCAGACGGCGTGTGGGATTGCACGCATTGTTTCGAATGCGTCACGCAGTGCCCGAAGCACGTCGCGCCGCTGGATCAGATCCTCAAGCTGCGCCAAGCCGCGGTGAGCGCGGGCTTCACCAACAACGCGGGCACCCGGCACGCCGACGCGTTCGCGGATTCGATCAAGCATAGCGGCCGCCTCAACGAGCTGACCCTCATGCCCAAGTCGTTGGGCTTCTTCAACATCAAAGCGCAGCTGCAGAGCCTGCCCAGCGCCTTCAACTTGCTGCGCGCCGGCAAGCTGCCGCCCATCATCCACAAGTCCATCCCCGGCGTTACGCGCGTCAAGGCCATCTTCAAGAAGGTCGGAGGCAGGTTCAAATAA
- a CDS encoding FAD-binding protein: MITDHDVVVFGGGLAGMRAAIEAARHGADVAIISKVHPIRSHSGAAQGGINAALGAGDSWETHALDTIKGSDYLADQDAVEIMCREAPSDIIELEHMGVTFYRGEDGKLGTRAFGGASVARTYFVGDITGQALLNTLYDQIMKTGVKVYEEWFATSLWMAGGVCRGVVALDMMTGEMSLLRAKAVIIGAGGCGRVYEPSTNALICTGDGHSLAYRAGAPLMDMEMVQYHPTTLKGSGFLMTEAARGEGAYLLNADGDRFMKKYAPNKIELAARDVISRAETNEIAEGRGIDGCVLLDLRHLGRDLIMSKLPQIHEMALDFLDIDMVDTPVPVRPGMHYIMGGIKTDVEGATPVPGIYAAGECACVSVHGGNRLGANSLLDTLVFGRRSGLAASTYVKSVPNTSAGEDFLASEQRRVQALLDRPYVGETHARLRLELGTMMDEKVGVYRDETRLNEALSAVRSLRQRYDKVAVGDKGRTYNQALTFVLELGYMLDCAETIIVSAQTRKESRGAQSRTDFPERDDANWLKHVMVTLRDGAPQISYAPVTITKWQPEVRKY; the protein is encoded by the coding sequence ATGATCACCGATCACGACGTTGTGGTGTTCGGCGGCGGCCTCGCGGGCATGCGCGCCGCCATCGAAGCAGCGCGCCACGGCGCCGACGTCGCCATCATTTCCAAAGTGCATCCGATCCGCAGTCACTCGGGTGCCGCACAGGGCGGCATCAACGCGGCGCTTGGCGCAGGCGATTCGTGGGAGACCCACGCGCTCGACACGATCAAGGGAAGCGACTACCTCGCCGACCAGGACGCGGTCGAGATCATGTGCCGCGAAGCGCCGAGCGACATCATCGAACTCGAGCACATGGGCGTCACCTTCTATCGCGGCGAGGACGGCAAGCTCGGCACGCGCGCGTTCGGCGGCGCTTCCGTGGCGCGCACGTACTTCGTCGGCGACATCACCGGTCAGGCGCTGCTCAACACGCTGTACGACCAGATCATGAAAACCGGCGTGAAGGTCTACGAAGAATGGTTTGCCACCTCGCTGTGGATGGCCGGCGGCGTTTGCCGGGGCGTGGTCGCACTCGACATGATGACCGGCGAAATGAGCCTGCTGCGGGCGAAGGCGGTCATCATCGGGGCCGGCGGCTGCGGCCGCGTCTACGAACCGAGCACCAACGCGCTGATCTGCACCGGCGACGGTCACTCTCTGGCGTACCGGGCGGGAGCGCCGCTCATGGACATGGAGATGGTGCAATACCATCCGACGACGCTCAAGGGCAGCGGCTTCCTGATGACCGAGGCGGCGCGCGGCGAGGGCGCGTACCTGCTCAACGCCGATGGCGACCGCTTCATGAAGAAGTACGCGCCGAACAAGATCGAGCTCGCGGCACGCGACGTCATCTCCCGCGCTGAGACGAACGAGATCGCCGAGGGCCGCGGCATCGATGGCTGCGTGCTGCTCGACCTGCGCCACCTCGGGCGCGACTTGATCATGAGCAAACTGCCGCAGATCCACGAGATGGCGCTTGATTTCCTCGACATCGACATGGTCGACACGCCCGTCCCCGTGCGCCCCGGCATGCATTACATCATGGGCGGCATCAAGACCGACGTCGAGGGCGCCACACCGGTCCCCGGCATCTACGCGGCCGGCGAATGCGCCTGCGTTTCGGTGCACGGCGGCAATCGTTTGGGCGCGAACTCCCTGCTCGACACCCTGGTTTTCGGCCGGCGTTCCGGTTTGGCGGCTTCCACCTACGTGAAGAGCGTGCCGAACACGTCGGCGGGCGAGGACTTTCTGGCTTCCGAGCAGCGCCGCGTTCAAGCGCTGCTGGACCGCCCGTACGTCGGCGAGACGCACGCGCGCTTGCGCTTGGAACTGGGCACGATGATGGATGAGAAGGTCGGGGTGTATCGGGACGAGACGAGGTTGAACGAGGCGCTTTCCGCCGTGCGCTCGCTGCGCCAGCGCTACGACAAAGTCGCGGTCGGCGACAAAGGTCGCACCTACAACCAGGCCCTGACCTTCGTGCTCGAACTTGGCTACATGCTCGATTGCGCGGAGACGATCATCGTGAGCGCGCAGACGCGCAAGGAAAGCCGCGGCGCGCAATCGCGCACCGACTTCCCGGAGCGCGATGACGCGAATTGGCTCAAACATGTCATGGTGACGCTGCGCGACGGTGCCCCGCAAATCTCGTACGCCCCGGTGACCATCACCAAATGGCAGCCCGAAGTCAGGAAGTATTAG
- the pckA gene encoding phosphoenolpyruvate carboxykinase (ATP), whose translation MALLTGASSGLEDFGFGPARRAEFNLSTGRLFEEAIRRREGLAADAGPLVVKTGKHTGRSPQDKFFVREPGSERQIDWGKSNKPFEQEAFDALLARVDEHLRERDVYVIDAYAGADPQYRVPVRVVTEYAWQSLFAKHLFIRPTRADLSTIRAGFAVVAVPDFHADPTRDRTRSETFVIIDFGRRLVLIGGTSYAGEIKKSVFTIMNYLLPLRGALPMHCSANVGPGGDVAIFFGLSGTGKTTLSADPERALIGDDEHGWSDSGIFNFEGGCYAKVIHLSAELEPQIFPTTRTFATVLENVVIDEDTRELDLDDDSLTENTRAAYPLTSVPNIEPSGRGAHPRNLIMLTCDAFGVLPPIARMTPAQAMYHFLSGYTAKVAGTEKGVTEPQATFSHCFGAPFMVHAPMLYAQMLGERIAKHDARCWLINTGWSGGPYGVGKRIKLPYTRAMVKAALSGALDAVACTPDPVFHVSVPKAVLGVPADVLDARRTWSDAAAYDAKAGELAKLFASNFERFSQSASAEINASAPRAKGS comes from the coding sequence ATGGCCCTGCTCACCGGCGCCAGCAGCGGACTGGAAGATTTCGGCTTTGGTCCGGCGCGACGCGCAGAGTTCAATCTCTCTACCGGCCGCCTGTTCGAAGAGGCCATCCGCCGGCGCGAAGGGCTCGCTGCAGACGCAGGACCGCTCGTCGTCAAGACCGGCAAGCACACCGGCCGCTCGCCGCAAGACAAATTCTTCGTCCGGGAGCCGGGGAGCGAGCGGCAGATCGACTGGGGTAAGAGCAACAAGCCCTTCGAGCAGGAAGCGTTCGACGCGCTGCTCGCCAGAGTCGACGAGCATTTGCGCGAGCGCGACGTCTACGTCATCGACGCCTACGCGGGCGCCGATCCACAGTATCGCGTTCCCGTGCGCGTGGTCACCGAGTACGCTTGGCAAAGCCTTTTCGCGAAGCACCTCTTCATCAGACCCACGCGCGCCGATCTGAGCACCATCCGGGCGGGGTTCGCCGTCGTCGCCGTGCCCGATTTTCACGCCGACCCGACGCGCGATCGCACCCGTTCAGAGACGTTCGTCATCATCGACTTCGGCAGACGCCTCGTGCTCATCGGCGGCACCTCGTATGCCGGTGAGATCAAGAAGTCGGTCTTCACCATCATGAACTACCTCTTGCCGCTGCGCGGCGCGCTGCCCATGCACTGCTCCGCCAACGTGGGACCCGGCGGCGACGTCGCGATCTTCTTCGGACTCTCCGGCACCGGCAAGACGACGCTGTCCGCCGATCCCGAGCGCGCGCTCATCGGCGACGACGAGCACGGTTGGAGCGACAGCGGCATCTTCAATTTCGAAGGCGGCTGCTACGCGAAGGTCATCCACCTCTCCGCCGAACTCGAGCCGCAGATATTCCCCACCACGCGCACCTTCGCGACGGTGCTCGAGAACGTCGTCATCGACGAAGACACGCGCGAGCTCGATCTCGACGACGATTCGCTCACCGAGAACACGCGCGCGGCATACCCCCTGACCTCCGTGCCGAACATCGAGCCCTCGGGTCGCGGCGCTCATCCGCGCAATCTCATCATGTTGACCTGCGATGCATTCGGCGTCCTGCCGCCCATCGCGCGCATGACCCCAGCGCAGGCGATGTACCACTTCCTTTCCGGCTACACCGCCAAAGTCGCCGGAACGGAGAAGGGCGTCACCGAACCGCAGGCGACCTTCTCGCATTGCTTCGGCGCGCCGTTCATGGTGCACGCCCCCATGCTCTACGCGCAGATGCTCGGCGAACGCATCGCGAAGCACGACGCGAGGTGCTGGCTCATCAACACCGGTTGGAGCGGCGGACCTTATGGCGTAGGCAAGCGCATCAAGTTGCCGTACACCCGCGCGATGGTCAAAGCCGCGCTTTCCGGGGCGCTCGACGCCGTGGCATGCACGCCGGATCCGGTGTTCCACGTCAGCGTTCCCAAAGCGGTCCTCGGTGTGCCGGCGGATGTGCTCGACGCGCGCCGCACCTGGAGCGACGCGGCGGCTTACGACGCCAAGGCCGGCGAGCTGGCCAAACTTTTCGCCTCGAACTTCGAGCGATTCTCACAAAGCGCGAGCGCCGAGATCAACGCATCTGCGCCGCGGGCCAAAGGGTCATAG